The Prevotella melaninogenica genome window below encodes:
- the dnaE gene encoding DNA polymerase III subunit alpha — protein sequence MEDYVHLHVHTNYSILDGQSKVTRLVDKAIADGMKGMAITDHGVMFGIKEFADYCAKVNKGRKEKGEEPFKPIFGCEMYVARRTMHDKDKSMHDNSGYHLIVLAKNYTGYKNLIKLVSNAWVDGYYYRPRTDREQLEKYHEGLIVCTACIAGEVPNKIIHDDIEGARESCEWYHRVFGDDFYLELQRHEVKDPSLVANREAYPLQQKANKVLMKFAQEYGIKIVCTNDCHFEDKETAEAHDHLLCLSTNEDLDDPKRMRYSKQEWFKTRAEMNEIFSDIPEAMTNTLEILNKVETYNINHGPIMPFFPIPEDFGTEEEWKQKFSEGDLYKEFTTDENGESPLSPEEGQKVIDRLGGYEKMYRIKFEADYLAKLAYDGAKKLYGDPLSDEVKNHIRFELHVMKTMGFPGYFLIVQDFINAARQDLDVMVGPGRGSAAGSVVAYCLGITQIDPLKYDLLFERFLNPDRVNLPDIDTDFDDDGRGRVLQWVMDKYGHENCAHIITYSTMATKNSIKDVARVEKLPLDVSNALCKAIPERLPDGMKMNLTNAIKCTPELQNAEVSEDIRERNTIKYAKMLEGTVRGTGIHACGFIICRNPIDEWVPISTATDPDFPEKKVPVTQYDGHVIESTGLIKMDFLGLKTLSELKEACKVVKQTTGDVIDLEKIPIDDELTYQLYQRGQTVGTFQFESAGMQKYLRELHPTVFEDLIAMNALYRPGPMDYIPDFIRRKHDPSLVKYDIPCMEKYLKDTYGITVYQEQVMLLSRQLANFTRGESDALRKAMGKKMKAIVDKMKPKFIKQGQENGHDPQILEKIWSDWEKFASYAFNKSHATCYSWVAYQTAYMKAHYPAEYMAALMTRRFSQITEITKLMEECKALKIATLGPDVNESQIGFGVNKHGEIRFGLSAIKGMGASAADSIVRERMENGPYKDIYDFAERVDLSNVNRKAFESLAYSGGFDSFGLQREQYFAVTAKGDLFLDTIVRYGQLFQAEKAQQQNSLFGGMDAIDVVHPIAPKAEKWPVIEKLNKERELVGIYLSAHPLDEYSVVLNNMCNARCSMIGRNANMTELAKADEVTFGGIVTSVNERFSQKTGKPFGFVTIEDFHGTGELALFGDDWARWNNLLKMNYTVYITAKCQPRYRNNPDMLELKVQKIEQLYDVKQNRLERFTISMDATALDDAFVSELATVIEEHIGNTQLYIQLRTPDNTVLMLRSKNGGVNVDRTLIDFISSNEKMEFHIN from the coding sequence ATGGAAGATTACGTACATTTACACGTCCACACCAATTATTCTATTCTTGATGGTCAGTCTAAGGTAACACGCCTTGTTGATAAGGCTATTGCAGACGGAATGAAGGGTATGGCGATTACTGATCATGGTGTAATGTTCGGCATAAAAGAGTTTGCTGACTATTGTGCTAAGGTCAATAAAGGTAGGAAAGAGAAGGGTGAAGAGCCTTTCAAACCTATCTTCGGATGCGAGATGTATGTAGCACGTCGCACAATGCATGATAAGGATAAGAGTATGCATGATAATTCAGGCTACCACCTTATCGTATTGGCAAAGAACTATACAGGATACAAGAACCTTATTAAACTTGTATCTAATGCGTGGGTAGATGGTTATTACTATCGCCCTCGTACGGACCGTGAGCAGCTTGAGAAGTATCATGAGGGACTGATTGTGTGTACAGCTTGTATTGCAGGTGAAGTCCCTAACAAGATTATCCATGATGATATCGAGGGTGCAAGAGAATCTTGTGAATGGTATCATCGTGTCTTCGGAGATGATTTCTACCTTGAATTGCAACGTCATGAAGTAAAAGACCCAAGTTTAGTGGCAAACCGTGAGGCTTATCCTTTACAGCAGAAAGCTAATAAAGTACTCATGAAGTTTGCACAAGAATATGGTATAAAGATAGTATGTACCAATGACTGTCACTTCGAAGATAAAGAGACCGCCGAGGCACATGACCACTTACTATGTCTTTCAACAAATGAAGATTTAGATGATCCTAAGCGTATGCGTTACTCTAAACAAGAGTGGTTTAAAACGCGTGCAGAGATGAATGAGATATTCTCAGACATCCCAGAAGCGATGACAAATACACTGGAGATTCTTAATAAGGTAGAGACCTACAATATTAATCATGGTCCTATCATGCCTTTCTTCCCTATTCCAGAAGACTTTGGAACAGAGGAAGAGTGGAAACAGAAGTTCAGTGAAGGAGATTTATACAAGGAGTTTACCACCGATGAGAACGGTGAGAGCCCTCTTTCCCCTGAAGAAGGACAGAAGGTTATCGACCGTTTAGGCGGCTATGAAAAGATGTATCGCATTAAGTTTGAGGCTGACTATCTTGCTAAATTAGCCTACGATGGTGCAAAGAAACTATATGGTGATCCTCTCTCTGATGAGGTTAAGAATCATATCCGCTTTGAGTTGCACGTCATGAAGACGATGGGTTTCCCTGGTTACTTCCTTATAGTACAAGACTTTATCAATGCTGCACGACAGGATTTAGACGTGATGGTGGGTCCAGGTCGTGGATCAGCAGCTGGTTCTGTAGTGGCTTATTGCTTAGGAATTACGCAGATTGATCCATTGAAGTATGACCTACTTTTTGAGCGATTCCTCAACCCTGACCGTGTCAACCTCCCTGATATTGATACCGACTTCGATGATGATGGTCGCGGACGTGTGCTGCAGTGGGTAATGGATAAGTACGGACACGAGAACTGTGCACATATTATTACCTACTCTACAATGGCAACAAAGAACTCTATTAAGGATGTTGCTCGCGTAGAGAAACTACCGTTAGATGTTTCCAATGCCCTTTGTAAGGCGATTCCAGAACGCTTACCTGACGGCATGAAGATGAACTTAACGAATGCTATCAAGTGTACCCCAGAGTTGCAGAATGCAGAGGTCAGTGAAGACATAAGGGAGCGTAATACGATTAAATACGCCAAGATGCTGGAGGGGACAGTACGTGGAACGGGTATCCATGCCTGTGGATTCATTATCTGTCGTAACCCTATTGATGAATGGGTACCTATCTCTACGGCAACAGACCCAGACTTCCCAGAGAAGAAAGTACCAGTAACCCAGTATGATGGTCACGTAATTGAGTCTACTGGTCTTATCAAAATGGACTTCCTCGGACTGAAGACTCTATCCGAGTTAAAGGAAGCTTGCAAGGTTGTTAAGCAGACAACTGGCGACGTGATTGACCTTGAGAAGATTCCTATTGATGACGAATTGACCTACCAACTCTATCAACGTGGACAGACCGTTGGTACTTTCCAGTTTGAGTCGGCAGGTATGCAGAAGTACCTTCGTGAGCTTCATCCAACAGTGTTTGAAGACCTCATCGCCATGAATGCGCTCTATCGTCCGGGCCCTATGGATTATATCCCAGACTTTATCAGGCGTAAACATGACCCTTCTTTGGTGAAGTACGACATCCCTTGTATGGAGAAGTACCTCAAAGACACCTACGGAATCACTGTTTATCAAGAGCAAGTAATGCTCTTAAGTCGCCAATTGGCGAACTTTACACGTGGTGAGAGTGATGCTCTTCGTAAGGCGATGGGTAAGAAGATGAAAGCCATCGTTGACAAAATGAAGCCTAAGTTCATCAAGCAAGGACAGGAGAACGGACACGACCCACAGATACTTGAGAAGATATGGAGCGACTGGGAGAAGTTTGCCAGCTATGCTTTCAATAAGTCACATGCCACTTGCTACTCATGGGTAGCTTATCAGACAGCTTACATGAAGGCGCATTATCCAGCCGAATATATGGCTGCGTTGATGACACGTCGCTTCAGTCAGATTACCGAAATCACAAAGTTGATGGAGGAATGTAAGGCATTGAAGATTGCAACCCTTGGTCCTGATGTCAACGAGAGTCAGATTGGTTTTGGTGTGAACAAGCATGGTGAGATTCGCTTCGGACTCTCTGCTATCAAGGGAATGGGTGCAAGTGCGGCTGATAGTATTGTACGTGAACGCATGGAGAATGGCCCTTATAAGGATATATACGACTTTGCTGAGCGTGTCGACCTCAGTAATGTGAACCGCAAAGCATTTGAAAGTTTGGCTTATAGTGGCGGTTTCGACAGCTTTGGTTTACAGCGAGAACAATACTTTGCAGTCACTGCAAAGGGTGATTTGTTCTTAGATACCATCGTCCGTTATGGTCAGCTTTTCCAAGCAGAAAAAGCACAACAACAGAACTCCCTCTTCGGAGGTATGGATGCTATTGATGTAGTACATCCTATCGCACCAAAGGCAGAGAAGTGGCCAGTCATTGAGAAATTAAACAAGGAGCGTGAGCTTGTTGGAATCTATCTGTCAGCCCACCCACTCGATGAATACAGTGTTGTACTGAATAACATGTGTAACGCTCGTTGCTCTATGATAGGTCGCAATGCGAATATGACAGAATTGGCAAAAGCTGACGAAGTGACATTCGGCGGTATTGTTACCTCTGTTAATGAGCGTTTCTCACAAAAGACTGGCAAGCCCTTTGGCTTTGTCACGATAGAAGACTTTCACGGAACGGGTGAATTAGCACTCTTTGGTGACGATTGGGCACGATGGAACAACCTCCTGAAGATGAACTACACCGTCTATATAACAGCTAAGTGTCAGCCTCGTTACCGCAATAATCCAGACATGTTAGAGCTAAAAGTGCAAAAGATTGAGCAACTCTATGACGTGAAACAAAATCGTTTGGAACGCTTTACCATCTCTATGGATGCAACAGCTTTAGACGATGCCTTCGTTTCGGAATTAGCAACAGTCATCGAGGAACATATTGGTAACACACAACTTTACATACAGTTGCGAACGCCTGACAATACAGTTCTTATGCTAAGGAGTAAGAATGGTGGCGTTAACGTCGACCGTACGCTGATAGACTTTATCTCATCGAATGAGAAGATGGAGTTCCATATTAATTAA
- a CDS encoding DUF4834 family protein — MSIIAFILKFAFFFFIAFFVIILWVAFAFYKQMTRARRQFNPNNYQYQEPSSTKNTIIDNRPIEERRKQVIPDSEGEYVDFTESDDTQS; from the coding sequence ATGTCAATTATTGCTTTTATTCTGAAGTTTGCGTTTTTCTTTTTTATAGCGTTTTTTGTGATTATCTTATGGGTGGCTTTTGCATTCTATAAGCAGATGACACGCGCGCGTCGTCAGTTTAATCCTAACAACTATCAGTATCAAGAACCAAGCTCTACAAAGAATACTATTATCGATAATCGCCCAATAGAGGAACGCCGTAAGCAGGTAATTCCAGACAGCGAAGGTGAGTATGTAGACTTCACCGAGTCTGATGATACGCAATCATAA
- a CDS encoding phosphatidylserine decarboxylase family protein produces MGKIKKKLKKIRIHHEGTNTLLYGGIGLVLIALVLWFAVPTKIPFWIFTVVFGTVYGIVLNFYQCPIRYFGSEDTEGIVVAPADGHIVVIEEVDENEYFHERRLMISIFMSLWNVHANWFPVDGVVKSVQHFDGNFHKAWLPKASEENEHADTIITTPDGTDILCRQIAGAMARRIVTYAKPGEDCYIDEHLGFIKLGSRVDIFLPVGSEVCVKMGQATMGDQTVIAKLKPNNK; encoded by the coding sequence ATGGGAAAAATAAAAAAGAAACTCAAAAAGATTAGAATCCATCACGAAGGGACAAATACATTGCTCTACGGAGGTATAGGTCTTGTCCTTATAGCTTTGGTTCTCTGGTTTGCAGTTCCAACGAAGATACCATTTTGGATTTTTACAGTCGTGTTCGGTACTGTCTATGGTATAGTACTTAATTTCTATCAGTGTCCTATCCGCTATTTTGGTAGTGAGGATACGGAGGGTATTGTCGTAGCTCCAGCCGACGGCCATATCGTTGTTATAGAAGAGGTAGACGAAAACGAATATTTTCATGAGCGCCGATTGATGATTTCAATCTTTATGAGTCTATGGAACGTTCATGCCAATTGGTTCCCTGTAGATGGAGTAGTAAAGTCTGTACAGCATTTTGATGGTAACTTCCACAAGGCTTGGCTACCTAAGGCAAGTGAGGAGAATGAACATGCAGATACTATCATCACAACTCCTGATGGCACAGACATCCTCTGTCGTCAGATTGCTGGTGCTATGGCACGCCGTATCGTGACATACGCTAAACCTGGTGAAGATTGTTATATTGATGAGCATCTTGGTTTTATCAAGTTAGGTAGTCGTGTTGATATCTTCCTTCCTGTAGGCTCTGAGGTATGTGTTAAGATGGGACAGGCGACAATGGGTGATCAAACAGTGATTGCTAAGTTGAAGCCAAATAACAAGTAA
- the trxA gene encoding thioredoxin, whose translation MEVVITNENLETYKNGELPLVVDLWATWCGPCKMIGPIISELAEEYDGKIVVGKCDVEENDDVAIDFGVRNIPTILFFKGGQLVDKFVGAASKDVLKEKFDALL comes from the coding sequence ATGGAAGTAGTAATTACTAACGAGAATTTAGAGACTTACAAGAATGGTGAGTTACCATTGGTAGTTGATTTGTGGGCAACATGGTGTGGACCTTGTAAGATGATTGGTCCTATCATCTCAGAACTTGCCGAGGAGTACGATGGTAAGATTGTTGTAGGCAAGTGTGATGTTGAGGAGAATGATGACGTAGCCATTGATTTCGGTGTACGTAACATCCCAACCATCCTCTTCTTTAAGGGTGGTCAGTTGGTTGACAAGTTTGTTGGTGCAGCTTCAAAGGACGTTCTCAAGGAGAAGTTCGACGCGCTGCTCTAA
- a CDS encoding bifunctional response regulator/alkaline phosphatase family protein: MSNGLLLWVDDEIELLKAHIIFLEKKGYEVVTVSNGTDAIDQCQTQTFDLVLLDEQMPGLSGLETLQRIKEIQPATPIVMVTKSEEEDIMNQAIGAKIADYLIKPVNPNQILLTLKKNIHQKEIVTEVTQSGYQQNYQQIAMQIADCRTFNDWKEVYRKLVHWELELSSADSSMTEMLKMQKEEANNGFAKYIAKNYLDWVAPQDNKVSNSFSKLAGQKKQQTNNADNRPLLSTDIFKSKVFPLIDKGEKVFLIVIDNFRLDQWRILSKEIGDMFDIEEDLYMSILPTATQYARNAIFSGLMPKQIATMFPELWVDEDEEEGKNLNEEPLIQTQIDRYRRHDKFSYHKINNSTGADKFMQQYKNLAQNDLNVLVVNFVDMLSHARTEMRMIRELASNESAYRSITLSWFQHSVLADVFKELAQSDYKVIITTDHGSIRTTNPVKIIGDRNTNTNLRYKLGKSLNYDARQVFAIKNPHLAQLPAPNLSTSYVFVTGDSFFAYPNNYNYYVSYYKDTFQHGGISMEEMIVPLATLSPRKR, from the coding sequence ATGAGCAATGGATTGTTACTTTGGGTAGATGATGAGATTGAGTTGTTAAAGGCTCATATCATCTTCCTTGAGAAGAAAGGATACGAAGTGGTAACGGTCAGCAATGGTACTGATGCCATCGACCAATGCCAAACACAGACATTCGATCTCGTTCTCTTGGACGAGCAGATGCCTGGTTTATCTGGTTTAGAAACGTTACAACGCATTAAGGAGATTCAACCTGCCACACCTATCGTTATGGTAACGAAGAGTGAGGAGGAAGACATTATGAACCAAGCTATCGGTGCAAAGATTGCCGATTACCTTATTAAGCCTGTCAACCCTAATCAGATTCTTCTTACACTGAAGAAGAATATCCACCAAAAAGAGATTGTTACGGAAGTAACTCAAAGCGGTTATCAACAGAACTACCAGCAAATTGCCATGCAGATAGCCGACTGCCGAACATTCAATGATTGGAAGGAAGTCTATCGGAAGCTTGTACATTGGGAGCTTGAACTAAGCAGTGCTGATAGCAGCATGACCGAAATGCTGAAGATGCAAAAGGAAGAAGCCAACAATGGTTTTGCTAAATACATTGCGAAGAACTATCTTGATTGGGTAGCTCCACAAGACAACAAAGTCAGCAATAGCTTCTCTAAATTAGCTGGACAGAAGAAACAGCAGACGAACAACGCTGATAATCGTCCGCTGCTTAGTACTGATATCTTCAAAAGTAAGGTGTTCCCACTCATTGACAAAGGTGAGAAGGTATTTCTCATCGTCATTGATAACTTCCGACTCGACCAATGGCGCATTCTCTCAAAAGAGATTGGCGACATGTTTGACATTGAAGAAGACCTCTACATGAGTATTCTTCCAACTGCCACACAGTATGCTCGTAATGCTATTTTCAGCGGTCTTATGCCAAAGCAGATAGCAACAATGTTCCCAGAACTATGGGTAGATGAAGACGAGGAAGAAGGTAAAAACCTTAACGAGGAACCACTCATACAGACACAGATAGACCGCTATCGCCGACATGATAAGTTCTCTTATCATAAGATTAACAACTCTACTGGTGCAGACAAGTTCATGCAGCAATATAAGAACCTTGCGCAGAACGACCTCAATGTACTTGTAGTAAACTTCGTCGACATGCTTTCTCACGCTCGTACAGAGATGAGAATGATACGTGAATTAGCAAGTAACGAGAGCGCATATCGCTCTATTACGCTTAGTTGGTTCCAACATAGCGTATTGGCAGATGTATTCAAAGAGTTGGCACAGTCTGACTATAAGGTCATCATTACAACCGATCACGGTTCTATCCGTACGACGAATCCAGTTAAGATTATCGGTGACCGCAATACGAATACCAATCTGCGTTATAAATTAGGAAAGAGCCTCAACTACGATGCACGTCAGGTATTCGCTATCAAGAATCCTCATCTTGCACAGCTCCCTGCACCAAACCTCAGCACAAGCTATGTCTTTGTAACAGGCGACTCGTTCTTTGCCTACCCTAATAATTATAACTATTACGTCTCTTACTATAAAGATACATTCCAGCACGGAGGTATCTCAATGGAAGAGATGATTGTGCCATTGGCAACACTTAGTCCGAGGAAGAGGTAA
- the pssA gene encoding CDP-diacylglycerol--serine O-phosphatidyltransferase — translation MKKHIPNSITCCNLISGCIAISFAFAGKIEVALLFIIIGAVFDFFDGMVARLLNVSSPIGKELDSLADVITFGAAPSAIIFSQLYVMSYPVFLEPLRDYLPYTAFIMAAFSALRLAKFNLDERQALGFIGLPTPANALFWGSLLVGVGEKLETRPWALYFILAGILISSWLLVSEIPMFALKFKHWSFKGNEVKYLFLITCCPLIVIFGISSFAIIIAWYVILSAIVKQSPTQQ, via the coding sequence ATGAAGAAACATATTCCTAATAGTATTACTTGTTGCAACCTTATCTCTGGTTGTATCGCTATTAGTTTTGCCTTTGCAGGCAAGATAGAGGTTGCTTTGCTATTTATTATTATCGGTGCTGTGTTTGATTTCTTTGATGGAATGGTGGCACGCTTACTGAATGTTAGTTCTCCTATTGGTAAGGAGTTAGACTCTTTGGCAGACGTTATTACTTTCGGTGCAGCACCATCAGCTATCATCTTTTCACAGTTATACGTAATGTCTTATCCTGTTTTTCTTGAGCCATTACGCGACTATCTGCCTTATACAGCCTTTATCATGGCTGCTTTCTCGGCATTGCGTCTTGCAAAGTTCAATCTTGATGAACGTCAGGCATTAGGTTTTATAGGATTGCCAACACCTGCGAACGCACTCTTTTGGGGTTCACTTCTTGTAGGTGTAGGGGAGAAGTTAGAGACTCGTCCATGGGCTTTATACTTTATTCTTGCAGGTATTCTGATTAGTTCATGGCTGCTTGTATCAGAGATTCCAATGTTTGCTTTAAAGTTCAAGCACTGGTCATTCAAGGGTAATGAGGTGAAGTATCTCTTCTTGATTACTTGTTGTCCATTGATTGTTATCTTTGGTATCTCGTCATTTGCTATTATCATTGCATGGTATGTGATACTATCAGCTATCGTAAAACAATCCCCAACACAACAGTAA
- the tsaE gene encoding tRNA (adenosine(37)-N6)-threonylcarbamoyltransferase complex ATPase subunit type 1 TsaE codes for MEITIKSLDSIHEAAKEFVKGMGDGKVFAFYGKMGAGKTTFIKALCEVLGVEDVITSPTFAIINEYTDGNGDPIYHFDFYRIKKLEEVYDMGYEDYFYSGNLCLLEWPELIEEILPENVIKVTIEEQPDGTRKLSC; via the coding sequence ATGGAAATTACAATCAAAAGCCTCGATTCCATCCATGAGGCTGCAAAGGAATTTGTCAAGGGGATGGGTGATGGAAAGGTATTCGCTTTCTACGGAAAGATGGGTGCAGGAAAGACTACTTTTATCAAGGCTCTTTGCGAGGTCTTGGGCGTAGAAGATGTTATCACCTCCCCTACTTTCGCTATTATCAACGAGTATACGGATGGCAACGGCGACCCTATCTATCACTTTGACTTCTATCGTATCAAGAAGTTGGAAGAAGTATATGACATGGGATATGAGGACTATTTCTACAGTGGTAACCTCTGCTTGTTAGAATGGCCTGAACTCATCGAGGAAATCCTCCCTGAGAATGTCATCAAGGTTACGATTGAAGAACAACCAGATGGTACTCGTAAGCTGAGTTGTTAA